The following coding sequences are from one Neodiprion lecontei isolate iyNeoLeco1 chromosome 7, iyNeoLeco1.1, whole genome shotgun sequence window:
- the LOC124295370 gene encoding uncharacterized protein LOC124295370: MEKASTSSGDFVHEESILNNSIKNDITNAFLYCKSLLEESELLVKNPPSEMSHSSIVMGEEFYNSIVTMLDERKIIEDEELITKDEDDEKNEYTECIGVPEDDDNFVAQEFAPEPRDYIPLSYKERAVAIADAHPKWSLKCLQNHGASRLKHKQNLYRWKEDVKRGGTYFDRWKTIDSDTYERFLEARSSMEQVTTRTLQQWAMNAAFQFLSDEFHFIASKSWVERFKKKHGIRQRKITKFISHKEVVSIEEVMESAEKFRLQTKALMSGFDRDYIINTDQSGCQYQSTYNRSLAEKGAKTIFVKKKNISLTTHSYTAQYALTASGKVLPFVFVCLREPSGAFGPQIKKQINQLSKIYNNIIITCTKSGKLTKQQYEKFLKTCLLPYVQENKFLLIIDSWVGQTDTTVYDDIFLNENGEATCTVKIIPPKCTPICQPCDVYFFRQIKIFIKKIQNAPELLADKRELTSREDIMKIHSLILHQLNSPKFTAMIQYAWFASKLIDEREIFMNVNQLCFSIKNLKTKCNCNNNSFIKCAVCDKTLCFKCFYDDYHPNECLFTNDSDGDMESE; encoded by the exons ATGGAAAAAGCAAGTACGAGTTCTGGAGATTTCGTTCATGAAGAATCTATCCTCAacaattcaattaaaaatgatattaCAAATGCATTTTTGTATTGTAAATCATTATTAGAAGAAAGTGAACTTCTGGTCAAAAATCCTCCATCAGAAATGTCACATTCATCTATTGTCatgggagaagaattttataatagcATTGTGACAATGttagatgaaagaaaaatcattgaaGATGAAGAACTGATCACAAAGGATGAAGATGATGAGAAAAATGAGTATACGGAG TGTATTGGTGTACCGGAagatgatgataattttgtaGCTCAAGAATTTGCCCCCGAACCACGTGACTATATTCCACTGTCATATAAAGAGAGGGCAGTTGCTATTGCCGATGCTCACCCAAAATGGAGTTTGAAATGCCTTCAAAACCATGGGGCATCACGATTAAAGCATAAGCAGAATTTATATCGATGGAAAGAAGATGTCAAACGTGGAGGTACTTATTTTGACAGGTGGAAAACTATTGACAGTGATACGTATGAAAGATTCTTGGAAGCCCGATCTAGTATGGAGCag GTAACCACAAGAACATTGCAACAGTGGGCAATGAATGCTGCCTTCCAATTTTTATCGgacgaatttcatttcattgcaAGTAAATCATGGGTGgaaaggtttaaaaaaaaacacggaaTTCGCCAACGTAAAATTACGAAGTTTATAAGTCACAAAGAAGTAGTATCTATCGAAGAAGTGATGGAAAGTGCAGAAAAATTCCGTTTGCAAACAAAAGCATTAATGTCTGGATTTGATcgtgattatattattaacaCTGATCAAAGTGGATGCCAATATCAATCGACATACAACAGATCATTGGCAGAAAAAGGAGCGAAAAccattttcgttaaaaaaaagaatattagtTTAACTACTCATTCTTATACTGCACAGTATGCACTAACGGCTTCAGGGAAAGTGTTACCATTTGTTTTTGTATGTTTACGTGAACCAAGTGGAGCATTTGGACCACAAATcaagaaacaaataaatcagttgagtaaaatatataataatattattataacgtgtACAAAATCTGGCAAGCTAACCAAACAACAatatgaaaagtttttaaaaacttgtttATTACCTTATGTGCAagagaataaatttctattAATTATCGATTCATGGGTTGGTCAAACAGACACGACAGTGTatgacgatatttttttaaatgaaaatggtGAAGCTACTTGTacagtaaaaattattccaccAAAATGTACACCCATTTGCCAACCGTGTGATGTCTACTTTTttcgacaaataaaaatatttattaaaaaaattcaaaatgctCCAGAGCTATTGGCAGATAAAAGGGAATTAACATCAAGAGAAGACatcatgaaaattcattccCTGATATTGCATCAATTAAATTCACCAAAATTTACAGCGATGATCCAGTATGCTTGGTTTGCCTCCAAGTTGATTGATGAAAGGGAAATATTTATGAATGTAAACCAATTGTGCTTTTCTATAAAGAATTTGAAGACAAAATGTAATTGCAACAATAATAGTTTTATAAAATGTGCGGTTTGTGACAAAACTTTATGTTTTAAATGTTTCTATGATGATTATCATCCAAATGAATGTTTATTTACAAATGATTCTGATGGTGATATGGAGAGTGaataa